The Ziziphus jujuba cultivar Dongzao chromosome 12, ASM3175591v1 sequence cctctttgtcTTCGATATTCTGAAACTCGAGTTTAGAAGTTATAGAACTATTATGCAGCTGCTTTTGCTTGCCTTTTTGTAGTTAAatgggatttatttatttatttattttgaccaAGTTGTTATGGATCTTGGAGACTTGAATTATATAAAACTGTGCAATTTAATTGACTTTGCAATTTCTTTTGCTTTCTTAGTCAGAACAGATAAGGCATTTTTTATTCCCAGTATGTCAGACCTTGAGGCTCCCTTGCGCCCGAAGAGGAAGAAGGTTTGGGTGGACTATTTTGTTAAGTTCCGAtggattattgttatttttgttgtcCTCCCTATCTCCTTCACAATTTACTTTCTTACATATCTGGGGGACGTTAGATCAGAATGGAAGTCCTTCAAGCAGCGCCAGAAGGAACATGATGAAAATGTGAAGAAAGTTGTAAAACGTCTGAAACAAAGAAACCCATCAAAAGATGGTCTTGTATGCACAGCACGTAAACCCTGGATTGCTGTTGGGATGCGGAATGTTGACTATAAGAGGGCCCGACATTTTGAGGTTGATCTATCTTCTTTCCGGAATGTCCTTGATATTGACAAAGAGAGAATGATTGCTAGAGTTGAGCCCTTAGTGAACATGGGACAGATAACAAGGGTGACAGTCCCTATGAATCTTTCTCTTGCAGTTGTTGCTGAGCTCGATGATCTTACTGTTGGTGGTCTCATTAATGGCTATGGGATTGAAGGAAGCTCTCACCTTTATGGCTTGTTCTCTGACACTGTTGTGGCTTATGAGATTGTGCTAGCAGATGGCCGGGTTGTTAGAGCCACTAGAGATAACGAGTACTCTGATCTTTTCTTTGCTATTCCATGGTCTCAGGGAACACTGGGCCTTCTTGTTGCTGCAGAGATCAAACTTATACCAATTAAGGAATACATGAAGTTGACATACAAACCAGTGGTGGGTAATATTAAAGATCTTGCACAGGGATACATGGATTCTTTTGCTCCCCGAGATGGAGATCAGGATAACCCTGAAAAGGTTCCAGATTTTGTTGAGACCATGATCTACTCTTCAACACAAGCTGTGTGCATGACAGGAGTATATGCATCTAAAGAAGAGGCTAAGAAGAAAGGGAATGTGATAAACAGTGTTGGGTGGTGGTTTAAACCCTGGTTCTACCAGCATGCAGAAACAGCACTAAAGAGAGGTGAGTTTGTGGAGTATATCCCAACTAGAGAATACTACCACAGGCACACTAGGTGTTTGTACTGGGAGGGAAAGCTTATTCTTCCGTTTGGAGATCAGTGGTGGTTTAGGTTTCTCTTTGGTTGGCTGATGCCACCAAAGGTTTCCCTGCTCAAGGCTACTCAGGGAGAAGCCATCAGAAACTATTACCATGAGATGCACGTCATCCAGGACATGCTTGTTCCTCTATACAAGGTTGGGGATGCTCTAGAGTGGGTCCACCGAGAGATGGAGGTAATagcctttttgtttttaatatatattttggtggaTTCAGCTTTCTagttaaacttttatttattatttttcaatatcatgcttattttccttttatttaggAAAAGTAGATTGTATAGTTTGGTTGTTGCAGGATTTCTTCAAAGGCGATATTAGCTCTATGGTTTCCGAAACACTTGGTGTTATATCCATTTAGCGATGTTGATATCCAGATTACCTAACTAAACTCTGTTTCCTTAAAATCATCTtgttaattaagttttttttattttttatctgtaGGTATATCCCATTTGGCTCTGTCCTCACAGATTGTATAAGCTCCCAGTCAAAACTATGGTGTATCCTGAACCAGGCTTTGAGCTGCACCGCAGGCAGGGAGATACAGAGTATGCTCAGATGTATACAGATGTTGGAGTCTATTATTCCCCGGGTCCTGTTTTGAGGGGTGAAGTTTTTGATGGTGCGGAGGCAGTTAGGAACATGGAGAAATGGCTGATTGAAAATCATGGGTTCCAACCACAATATGCAGTTTCTGAGCTGACTGAGAAAAACTTCTGGAGAATGTTTGATGCTGGGCTTTATGAGCAATGCAGGAGAAAGTATGGAGCTGTGGGAACTTTCATGAGTGTGTACTACAAGTCCAAGAAGGGGAGGAAGACCGAGAAGGAGGTGCAGGAAGCTGAACAAGCTCACCTCGAGACTGCCTATGCTGAGGTTGATCAGCCAGTCGACTGACATTGGAGTTGATGATCATTTAGGAGTTCTCTCAATGTTTCTTAGTTTCTAGTTGTCCTTTGTTAGTTTCATTTTATCCCCAGTACATCGATTTGATATGATTGGTTTGAGTTTCTTGTTGGATTGGTTTTAAGAGTGTTGGATGTTTTAGTGAGGTCTAAACGGGTAGAGGGGTAAGTTTCTTATTGTTCCAGGTGCCATGTTTAGGAAGAGTAAATCTCATCTGATAACTTGTGAGTTGAAGTTGATTGTGGCTTTAACATTACTAAAGAATGGATTTCCAGCTTCTATCTTTTATGCAGTTTACTCTTGCTGTCTCGTTTAAACTCAAGAAGAAAGCCCTGGTGttgaaacttaaaagaaaagaagtatATGTTCAAagtttccataaaatttctgtATTCATTAACTTGCTTTTCAAAACATTGTCTGGTAGTTTGGcgctgcaaaaataaaataaataaataaataagaaggtgCATTAGAATTGGAAAGAAATTCTAGCTAGAATTGTTTTTCTTGATCTTTTAGCCAATTCTGAGATTTTccaaagttgaaataaaaaatttttattaataaagttagttATCCTATTAATCAACAAGacagaaaagataaataaatcataaataaaataaagttagtAAACAAGTTTAgataatatgtgtatatattttcatatcaagcttggataatatttaatcacaaggaattaataatttaatacgtTCATGAATACATAATTTAATACGTTCATGAATACATTCTTTCAATTTTAGTAGTTATGTTTCACAAGCACCCTTTCCTCGTTAGTGACCTGTTTGTAAGCTAGTTACGGAAAATGTTATGTTATTCTATTCCTTCAATAAATTAGTTACATTCCCTTATTCAAAttgctttctttatttatttctcaagaaaatatgaggaaaaa is a genomic window containing:
- the LOC125418608 gene encoding delta(24)-sterol reductase, which translates into the protein MSDLEAPLRPKRKKVWVDYFVKFRWIIVIFVVLPISFTIYFLTYLGDVRSEWKSFKQRQKEHDENVKKVVKRLKQRNPSKDGLVCTARKPWIAVGMRNVDYKRARHFEVDLSSFRNVLDIDKERMIARVEPLVNMGQITRVTVPMNLSLAVVAELDDLTVGGLINGYGIEGSSHLYGLFSDTVVAYEIVLADGRVVRATRDNEYSDLFFAIPWSQGTLGLLVAAEIKLIPIKEYMKLTYKPVVGNIKDLAQGYMDSFAPRDGDQDNPEKVPDFVETMIYSSTQAVCMTGVYASKEEAKKKGNVINSVGWWFKPWFYQHAETALKRGEFVEYIPTREYYHRHTRCLYWEGKLILPFGDQWWFRFLFGWLMPPKVSLLKATQGEAIRNYYHEMHVIQDMLVPLYKVGDALEWVHREMEVYPIWLCPHRLYKLPVKTMVYPEPGFELHRRQGDTEYAQMYTDVGVYYSPGPVLRGEVFDGAEAVRNMEKWLIENHGFQPQYAVSELTEKNFWRMFDAGLYEQCRRKYGAVGTFMSVYYKSKKGRKTEKEVQEAEQAHLETAYAEVDQPVD